In Enterobacter cloacae, the following are encoded in one genomic region:
- a CDS encoding pyruvate dehydrogenase has protein sequence MKQTVAAYIAKTLEQAGVKRIWGVTGDSLNGLSDSLNKMKTIEWMPTRHEEVAAFAAGAEAQLTGELAVCAGSCGPGNLHLINGLFDCHRNHVPVLAIAAHIPSTEIGSGYFQETHPQELFRECSHYCELVSTPEQIPQVLAIAMRKAVLNRGVSVVVLPGDVALRAAPESASSHWYHAPQPVVTPTEEELKKLAQLLRYSSNIALMCGSGCAGAHQELLAFAGKLKSPIVHALRGKEHVEYDNPYDVGMTGLIGFSSGFHTMMNADTLILLGTQFPYRPFYPTDAKIIQIDINPASIGAHSKVDMALVGDIKSTLAALLPHLEEKTDRTFLDKALSDYRDARKGLDDLAKPSDKAIHPQYLAQQISHFADDDAIFTCDVGTPTVWAARYLKMNGKRRLLGSFNHGSMANAMPQALGAKATAPERQVVAMCGDGGFSMLMGDFLSVVQMKLPLKIVVFNNSVLGFVAMEMKAGGYLTNGTELHDTHFARIAEACGITGIRVEKAADVDEALQRAFTIDGPVLVDVVVAKEELAIPPQIKLEQAKGFSLYMLRAIISGRGDEVIELAKTNWLR, from the coding sequence ATGAAACAAACCGTGGCTGCATACATAGCAAAAACCCTCGAACAGGCTGGTGTAAAACGTATCTGGGGCGTCACTGGCGACTCCCTGAACGGACTCAGTGACAGTCTCAACAAGATGAAAACCATTGAATGGATGCCAACCCGTCATGAAGAGGTTGCCGCCTTTGCCGCCGGAGCCGAAGCGCAACTCACGGGTGAACTGGCCGTCTGTGCCGGGTCATGCGGGCCGGGAAACTTACACCTGATCAACGGCCTGTTTGACTGCCACCGCAACCATGTGCCGGTGCTGGCGATAGCGGCTCACATCCCCTCGACGGAAATCGGCAGCGGCTATTTTCAGGAGACCCATCCTCAGGAGCTGTTTCGTGAATGCAGCCACTACTGCGAGCTGGTTTCCACACCGGAGCAGATCCCTCAGGTACTGGCGATTGCGATGCGCAAAGCCGTACTGAACCGGGGAGTTTCCGTCGTGGTGTTGCCGGGCGATGTGGCACTCAGGGCAGCACCGGAAAGTGCCAGCAGCCACTGGTATCACGCGCCGCAGCCGGTGGTTACGCCCACCGAAGAGGAACTGAAAAAACTGGCGCAGTTGCTGCGTTACTCCAGCAACATCGCCCTGATGTGCGGCAGCGGCTGCGCGGGGGCACATCAGGAACTGCTGGCGTTTGCCGGTAAACTGAAATCCCCGATTGTCCACGCCCTGCGCGGCAAAGAACACGTGGAGTACGATAACCCGTACGATGTGGGCATGACCGGGCTGATTGGTTTTTCCAGCGGTTTCCACACCATGATGAACGCCGACACGCTCATTTTGCTCGGCACTCAATTCCCTTATCGTCCGTTCTACCCGACGGATGCCAAAATCATTCAGATTGATATCAACCCGGCCAGCATTGGCGCGCACAGCAAAGTCGATATGGCGCTGGTGGGTGACATCAAATCCACCCTGGCCGCCCTGCTGCCGCACCTTGAAGAAAAAACAGATCGGACATTCCTCGATAAAGCCCTGAGCGATTACCGCGATGCGCGTAAAGGCCTGGACGATCTCGCCAAACCGAGCGATAAGGCCATCCATCCGCAATACCTGGCACAGCAAATCAGCCATTTTGCTGACGACGACGCCATCTTTACCTGCGATGTGGGCACGCCAACCGTCTGGGCAGCGCGCTACCTGAAAATGAACGGTAAGCGCCGCCTGCTGGGCTCGTTTAACCACGGCTCAATGGCCAACGCCATGCCGCAGGCGCTGGGAGCGAAAGCCACCGCGCCAGAGCGTCAGGTGGTGGCAATGTGTGGCGACGGCGGGTTCAGCATGCTGATGGGTGATTTCCTGTCGGTGGTACAGATGAAGCTCCCGCTTAAAATCGTGGTCTTTAACAACAGTGTGCTGGGCTTCGTGGCGATGGAGATGAAGGCCGGTGGTTATCTCACCAACGGTACCGAACTGCACGATACCCATTTCGCCCGTATCGCTGAAGCGTGCGGCATCACCGGTATCCGCGTGGAAAAAGCCGCTGATGTGGACGAAGCGCTCCAGCGCGCCTTCACCATCGACGGACCGGTGCTGGTGGATGTGGTGGTCGCCAAAGAAGAGCTGGCAATCCCGCCGCAGATCAAGCTGGAGCAGGCCAAAGGATTTAGCCTCTACATGCTGCGCGCCATTATCAGCGGACGCGGTGATGAAGTGATCGAACTGGCAAAAACCAACTGGCTCAGGTAA
- a CDS encoding GntR family transcriptional regulator: MVKSLLTAVNKKLACDDLGKLLLRLAVGGLMLFHGLHKLLGGVGFISHLLVEKGLPGFIAYGVLIGEVVAPILIILGFLTRPAALVLAFTMVVAWLMVGTGETFALDAVGAWAMESLVYFFMGSLAIAFLGAGRYAVGKDPAWR, from the coding sequence ATGGTTAAATCATTGTTAACTGCTGTTAATAAAAAGCTAGCGTGCGACGATCTTGGCAAACTTTTGTTACGACTTGCCGTTGGCGGGCTGATGTTGTTTCACGGATTACACAAATTATTGGGCGGCGTTGGGTTCATCAGTCATTTGCTGGTGGAAAAAGGGCTACCGGGGTTCATTGCTTATGGCGTCTTGATTGGCGAAGTCGTGGCACCGATCCTGATCATTCTTGGTTTCCTTACACGTCCCGCAGCGCTGGTACTGGCATTTACGATGGTGGTGGCATGGCTGATGGTGGGCACGGGTGAAACCTTTGCGCTCGACGCCGTAGGCGCGTGGGCGATGGAGAGCCTGGTCTACTTCTTTATGGGTTCACTCGCGATAGCGTTTTTAGGGGCAGGGCGTTACGCAGTGGGGAAAGACCCCGCGTGGCGGTAG
- a CDS encoding hybrid-cluster NAD(P)-dependent oxidoreductase, translated as MTMPTSQCPWRMQVHHIRQETPDVWTLSLLCHDYYPYRAGQYALVSVRNAADTLRAYTISSTPGVSEYITLTIRRIDDGAGSQWLTRDVKRGDYIWLSDAQGDFTCDDKAEDKFLLLAAGCGVTPVMSMRRWLAKNRPQADVQVIFSVRSPEDVIFADEWRNYPVTLVAENNATHDFVAGRLSRELLQNVPDIASRTVMTCGPAPYMDIVEEDVKALGVTRFFKEQFFTPVAEAATSGMKFTKLQPAQTFFGRVGTTLLEALESNNVPVVAACRAGVCGCCKTKVVDGNYTVTSTMTLTDAEIAEGYVLACSCHPQGDLVLA; from the coding sequence ATGACGATGCCAACCTCACAGTGTCCGTGGCGGATGCAGGTTCATCACATCCGTCAGGAGACGCCGGACGTGTGGACGCTGTCACTGCTGTGTCATGACTACTATCCGTATCGTGCCGGTCAGTATGCGCTGGTCAGTGTCCGCAACGCGGCGGACACCCTGCGCGCCTACACCATCTCCTCTACGCCGGGTGTGAGCGAGTACATTACGCTCACTATCCGTCGCATTGATGACGGCGCTGGCTCTCAGTGGCTGACCCGTGACGTGAAACGTGGTGACTATATCTGGTTGTCTGACGCGCAGGGGGATTTCACCTGTGACGACAAGGCAGAGGATAAATTCCTGCTGCTGGCCGCTGGTTGTGGCGTAACACCGGTGATGTCAATGCGCCGCTGGCTGGCTAAAAACCGCCCGCAGGCCGACGTGCAGGTGATCTTCAGCGTCCGTTCACCGGAAGATGTGATTTTTGCCGACGAATGGCGTAACTATCCGGTCACGCTGGTTGCTGAAAACAATGCTACCCACGACTTTGTGGCCGGTCGCCTGAGCCGCGAGCTGCTGCAAAACGTGCCGGATATTGCCTCACGCACCGTGATGACCTGCGGCCCTGCGCCGTATATGGACATTGTCGAAGAGGACGTGAAAGCGCTGGGTGTCACCCGCTTCTTCAAAGAACAGTTCTTTACGCCTGTGGCGGAAGCGGCGACCAGCGGTATGAAGTTCACCAAACTGCAACCGGCGCAAACCTTCTTTGGCCGCGTGGGCACCACGCTGCTGGAAGCGCTGGAAAGCAACAACGTGCCGGTCGTTGCTGCCTGTCGTGCTGGCGTGTGCGGTTGTTGTAAGACGAAAGTGGTGGACGGTAACTACACCGTGACCAGCACCATGACGCTGACCGACGCGGAAATCGCCGAAGGGTATGTACTGGCCTGCTCATGTCACCCGCAGGGTGACCTTGTTCTCGCATAA
- the insE3 gene encoding transposase InsE for insertion sequence IS3C, with translation MTKTVSTSKKPRKQHSPEFRSEALKLAERIGVTAAARELSLYESQLYNWRSKQQNQQTSSERELEMSTEIARLKRQLAERDEELAILQKAATYFAKRLK, from the coding sequence ATGACAAAAACAGTATCAACCAGTAAAAAACCCCGTAAACAGCATTCGCCTGAATTTCGCAGTGAAGCCCTGAAGCTTGCTGAACGCATCGGTGTTACTGCCGCAGCCCGTGAACTCAGCCTGTATGAATCACAGCTCTACAACTGGCGCAGTAAACAGCAAAATCAGCAGACGTCTTCTGAACGTGAACTGGAGATGTCTACCGAGATTGCACGTCTCAAACGCCAGCTGGCAGAACGGGATGAAGAGCTGGCTATCCTCCAAAAGGCCGCGACATACTTCGCGAAGCGCCTGAAATGA
- the insF3 gene encoding transposase InsF for insertion sequence IS3C → MKYVFIEKHQAEFSIKAMCRVLRVARSGWYTWCQRRTRISTRQQFRQHCDSVVLAAFTRSKQRYGAPRLTDELRAQGYPFNVKTVAASLRRQGLRAKASRKFSPVSYRAHGLPVSENLLEQDFYASGPNQKWAGDITYLRTDEGWLYLAVVIDLWSRAVIGWSMSPRMTAQLACDALQMALWRRKRPRNVIVHTDRGGQYCSADYQAQLKRHNLRGSMSAKGCCYDNACVESFFHSLKVECIHGEHFISREIMRATVFNYIECDYNRWRRHSWCGGLSPEQFENKNLA, encoded by the coding sequence ATGAAGTATGTCTTTATTGAAAAACATCAGGCTGAGTTCAGCATCAAAGCAATGTGCCGCGTGCTCCGGGTGGCCCGCAGCGGCTGGTATACGTGGTGTCAGCGGCGGACAAGGATAAGCACGCGTCAGCAGTTCCGCCAACACTGCGACAGCGTTGTCCTCGCGGCTTTTACCCGGTCAAAACAGCGTTACGGTGCCCCACGCCTGACGGATGAACTGCGTGCTCAGGGTTACCCCTTTAACGTAAAAACCGTGGCGGCAAGCCTGCGCCGTCAGGGACTGAGGGCAAAGGCCTCCCGGAAGTTCAGCCCGGTCAGCTACCGCGCACACGGCCTGCCTGTGTCAGAAAATCTGTTGGAGCAGGATTTTTACGCCAGTGGCCCGAACCAGAAGTGGGCAGGAGACATCACGTACTTACGTACAGATGAAGGCTGGCTGTATCTGGCAGTGGTCATTGACCTGTGGTCACGTGCCGTTATTGGCTGGTCAATGTCGCCACGCATGACGGCGCAACTGGCCTGCGATGCCCTGCAGATGGCGCTGTGGCGGCGTAAGAGGCCCCGGAACGTTATCGTTCACACGGACCGTGGAGGCCAGTACTGTTCAGCAGATTATCAGGCGCAACTGAAACGGCATAATCTGCGTGGAAGTATGAGCGCAAAAGGTTGCTGCTACGATAATGCCTGCGTGGAAAGCTTCTTTCATTCGCTGAAAGTGGAATGTATCCATGGAGAACACTTTATCAGCCGGGAAATAATGCGGGCAACGGTGTTTAATTATATCGAATGTGATTACAATCGGTGGCGGCGGCACAGTTGGTGTGGCGGCCTCAGTCCGGAACAATTTGAAAACAAGAACCTCGCTTAG
- a CDS encoding membrane protein, translating to MFSGLLIILLPLIVGYLIPLHRESALRLINRFLSWIVYVILFFMGISLAFLDNLAANLLSILHYSAVTVVVILLCNIAALFWLERSIPWKNNHHQEKLPSRIAMALESLKLCGVVVLGFLLGLTGWSFLQHATEASEYTLIFLLFLIGIQLRNNGMTLKQIVLNRRGMIVAVVVIGSSMAAGVINAFILDLPLKTGLAMASGFGWYSLSGILLTESFGPVIGSAAFFNDLARELIAIMLIPGLVRRSRSTALGLCGATSMDFTLPVLQRSGGLEMVPAAIVHGFILSLLVPVLMAFFSA from the coding sequence ATGTTTTCAGGACTCCTCATCATTCTGCTGCCCCTGATTGTGGGCTACCTTATCCCGCTGCATCGAGAATCAGCACTAAGGCTCATCAATCGTTTTCTCAGCTGGATTGTCTACGTCATTCTTTTCTTTATGGGGATTAGCCTGGCGTTTCTGGATAACCTGGCCGCCAATTTGCTGTCGATCCTGCATTATTCTGCCGTAACTGTTGTGGTTATTTTGCTGTGCAATATTGCCGCGCTGTTCTGGCTGGAACGCTCTATTCCATGGAAAAATAATCATCATCAGGAAAAACTGCCTTCCCGTATTGCAATGGCGCTGGAATCGTTAAAATTATGCGGCGTCGTGGTACTCGGTTTTCTTCTGGGACTCACCGGATGGTCCTTTTTACAACACGCCACGGAAGCCAGCGAATATACGCTGATATTCCTGCTGTTCCTGATTGGTATACAGCTGCGAAATAATGGCATGACGCTGAAGCAGATTGTCCTCAACCGCCGGGGAATGATTGTGGCCGTTGTGGTGATTGGCAGTTCAATGGCCGCTGGGGTGATTAACGCCTTTATTCTCGACCTGCCGCTGAAAACCGGCCTGGCAATGGCGTCGGGTTTTGGCTGGTATTCCCTTTCCGGTATTCTGCTCACCGAATCTTTCGGCCCGGTCATTGGCAGCGCCGCTTTCTTTAATGACCTGGCACGCGAGCTGATTGCCATCATGCTGATCCCGGGACTGGTGCGCCGTAGCCGCTCTACCGCGCTCGGTCTGTGTGGTGCGACCTCAATGGACTTTACCCTGCCGGTGTTACAACGTTCTGGCGGCCTGGAGATGGTGCCTGCCGCCATCGTACACGGCTTTATTTTGAGCCTGCTGGTACCTGTTCTGATGGCGTTCTTCTCCGCCTGA
- the aqpZ gene encoding aquaporin Z → MFRKLAAECFGTFWLVFGGCGSAVLAAAFPELGIGFVGVALAFGLTVLTMAYAVGHISGGHFNPAVTLGLWAGGRFPAKDVIGYIVAQVVGGIIAAAVLYVIASGKAGFDAAASGFASNGFGEHSPGGYSMLSAIVIEIVLTAGFLLVIHGATDKQAPAGFAPIAIGLALTLIHLISIPVTNTSVNPARSTAVAIFQGGWALEQLWLFWVMPIIGGILGGLLYRTLLEKRD, encoded by the coding sequence ATGTTCAGGAAATTAGCAGCGGAATGCTTTGGTACATTCTGGTTAGTGTTTGGTGGCTGCGGTAGTGCTGTTCTGGCAGCAGCATTCCCGGAATTAGGAATTGGTTTTGTCGGTGTCGCGCTGGCATTTGGCTTAACCGTATTAACCATGGCGTATGCCGTGGGACATATTTCCGGTGGTCACTTTAACCCGGCAGTGACATTAGGCTTATGGGCGGGCGGTCGTTTCCCGGCCAAAGACGTTATCGGCTACATTGTTGCCCAGGTCGTCGGTGGTATTATTGCTGCGGCGGTTCTGTATGTCATCGCCAGCGGCAAAGCAGGCTTTGACGCAGCAGCCAGCGGCTTTGCCTCTAACGGCTTCGGTGAACACTCTCCAGGCGGCTACTCCATGCTGTCTGCCATCGTCATTGAAATTGTGCTGACCGCAGGCTTCCTGCTGGTTATCCACGGTGCAACAGACAAACAGGCACCGGCGGGCTTTGCCCCTATCGCCATTGGTCTGGCATTAACGCTTATCCACCTGATCTCTATTCCGGTCACCAACACCTCTGTTAACCCGGCGCGTAGTACTGCAGTCGCGATTTTCCAGGGCGGCTGGGCGCTTGAGCAGCTGTGGCTGTTCTGGGTGATGCCAATCATCGGTGGTATTTTGGGCGGCTTGCTGTACCGCACTCTGCTGGAAAAACGTGATTAA
- a CDS encoding macrolide transporter subunit MacA, whose protein sequence is MNLKGKRRKLVLLLAVVALVGGFWLWKVLNAPVPQYQTLIVRPGELQQNVLATGKLDALRKVDVGAQVSGQLKTLSVEIGDKVKKGQLLGVIDPEQAENQIREVEATLMELRAQRSQALAERNLAQVTLTRQQALAKTQAISQQDLDTATTALAVKQAQIGTIDAQIKRNQASLDTAKTNLDYTQIVAPMAGEVTQITTLQGQTVIAAQQAPNILTLADMGTMLVKAQVSEADVIHLKPGQSAWFTVLGDPQTRYEGVLKDILPTPEKVNDAIFYYARFEVPNPQGVLRLDMTAQVHIQLTGVKNVLTIPLSALGGAAGDSRYKVKVLRNGETREREVVIGARNDTDVVVVKGLEEGEEVVTSESLPGAVK, encoded by the coding sequence ATGAATCTTAAGGGAAAACGCAGAAAGCTGGTTCTGCTGCTGGCGGTGGTGGCCTTAGTCGGCGGATTCTGGCTCTGGAAAGTGCTGAATGCGCCCGTGCCGCAATATCAGACGCTGATTGTTCGTCCGGGTGAACTGCAACAAAACGTGCTGGCGACGGGCAAACTTGATGCTCTGCGCAAGGTTGATGTGGGTGCTCAGGTGAGCGGTCAGTTGAAAACGCTGTCGGTTGAGATTGGCGATAAGGTGAAAAAAGGTCAGTTGCTTGGCGTTATCGATCCTGAACAGGCCGAAAACCAGATCCGCGAAGTGGAAGCGACGCTGATGGAGTTGCGTGCGCAGCGCAGCCAGGCCCTGGCGGAACGTAATCTTGCTCAGGTCACGCTGACCCGTCAGCAGGCGCTGGCTAAAACGCAGGCGATATCGCAACAGGATCTGGATACCGCAACAACGGCGCTGGCAGTAAAACAGGCGCAGATTGGCACTATCGACGCGCAAATTAAGCGCAATCAGGCCTCGCTGGATACGGCAAAAACCAACCTCGACTACACGCAAATCGTGGCACCGATGGCTGGGGAAGTCACTCAGATAACCACCCTGCAGGGACAAACCGTGATTGCGGCGCAGCAGGCACCGAACATTCTGACGCTGGCGGATATGGGCACCATGCTGGTGAAAGCACAGGTTTCTGAAGCGGATGTGATTCACCTTAAACCGGGGCAAAGCGCCTGGTTTACTGTGCTGGGCGATCCGCAGACCCGCTATGAAGGTGTGCTGAAAGATATTCTGCCAACGCCGGAAAAAGTCAACGATGCCATCTTCTACTATGCCCGCTTTGAAGTGCCAAACCCGCAAGGTGTGCTGCGTCTGGACATGACCGCGCAGGTGCATATTCAGCTGACCGGTGTGAAAAACGTATTGACCATTCCACTCTCTGCGCTGGGCGGAGCCGCCGGGGACAGCCGCTATAAGGTGAAAGTGCTGCGCAATGGCGAAACGCGTGAACGTGAAGTGGTGATTGGCGCGCGTAACGACACTGATGTGGTGGTAGTGAAAGGGCTGGAAGAGGGTGAGGAGGTTGTCACCAGCGAAAGTCTGCCCGGAGCCGTTAAATGA